The nucleotide sequence TCCATAAAGACTGGAAAAGAGTGTAGACTACCAGAATTTaaacaagagaatgaaaaaggacCATTACATTGTTTTAACTACAAGATGTCCCAGTCTGCCTGCTCCACAGGCAGAGAAAGATAAGGCAGAAACAGCTTTCATCTGCCTAAGGTCCTTTCAgttgggtttattttttcttttgggggagtgGGGCATTTAGTTTTTTGAGCTTGGTGTTTTATTTACAAAAAGGTAAAAAGTTTAGGCCTCTTGTGTTCTTAGGTAGGATTTGGAACCTACACTACTGAGAGGACAGGATGCTGGGTCTCAAATCTAAATAAGGTACCCTTTGGGTACCTTCCCTATGAGGGCCAATAATCTCTACCGAATATTGGTCTTTCTACTTCCCTCCGTAAGCACTTAATCAGCAACAGCTGGGACTTAACAGTATTCCCCTCCAATCAAGCAAGACTCTAAAGGAAAAAGATGCTGAGGTCATAAAGAAGTTGGCTGGTAGTACCCCATCCTTCCACCTtctgttcaaaactgaactctcTTTCCATCCCAAACTTCTCTACTACTGTCAAAAAacccaccatcctcccagtcacctagacTACAACTTAGGTTGAGTTCATCCTCATTTCTTCACTGTATTTCTCACGCTCTCTAATCTGTTGTGAAGGTCTGTCAATTTTAGCTTAGTAATTCTTTCAAATGGAATCCCTTCTCATGCGACACTGCCACCAACCTGGTGaatgccctcatcatctcacaactggactattgcaattgcctgctggttggtcttcctgcctcaattctctccccactcaacaAAGTGATCTTTCAacaaagtgcaggtctgaccctGTCCTTCTTTTATTCCAACTCTTAATAGCTTCCCATCACTTCAAGAtcataaaatcctgtttggcactAGAAATCCTTTATAGCCTGTCACATATACACTTATCCCaggtgcttggcacagagtaatcACTTCATTAATTCTCTTAGGTATTTACTGAAGCTGCTACATGGGGCagcagatagagaactgggccttaagtcaggaatatgcaagttcaaatccagactcagccAGCAACCACCTCAAAGGGTGCTATATGCTTACTCCCTCTCCCATCTATCTTTCCCTTCTGTAAAGTTCCCTACTGGCTATGTCTCAACCTATTCACAGCCACTACGTATTTCCCCTCCTTTGCCCTCCTggtaatttctaattctttggagGCTGTTGGAttgtctcagacatttaacaCTGGTAGAATACAAGAAGCCACACCAAGGGAGACAGCTTTCAGTGAACATTGATCCCCGTTACAGAACAAGGGAGGAACCCTAGTAGATTAGTCCTACCAAACTAGGGActctaagaggcaaaggtaagaagggagtatattccaagcatggggaacatCATGAacctattcctcaattgataaatgatcaaaaggatatgagttttcaaaggaagaaacccaAACATAGgacaaaatgctccaaatcattataaATTCAGCACAACTCTTGGGTTCCACCTTGGCATCAAtcttaagactttcaaagttgagAGATGACAAATGTCAGAGGGGTTAAAGAAGAATGCATTGCTATTGGAGCTCTAAATTGGCACACCCATTCTAAACAGCAACAACGTCAGATATAACCAACAGGGaatttgttttggatttttttcattaaGAGGAATGAGGGAGAAGGCAGGCAAGCCAGAAATACTTAATCTTAAAGACCTCATATAGGAGGTAGCGCTTGAGCTGAGCCTGAAAGGGAGCTAGGGACTCCAGGAGGCCGAGATCACTTCGCTCAAGGTATATACAAAAGCAGGCAGAATGTTGTATAAAGAAAACCATTTAACTAGAACTTGTTGTTGTACATCAGTCTAGTTATGACAGAAGCAAGACCACTAACAAATACAAGTCAATCCTAGGAATTGCAATTTTATCATACTAACTGAAGCTTCAAGTTTGTCTTTCTCCTGTATTTTAGGAGTATCAATTTAAGTTTCTGTGCAGCAATGATTGGAtaagatagtaagtggcagagaattCCATTAGGACACTAAAGCAATACCCAGTTAAggcaaaatgaagacagaaactAGGGTGGTACCCATGTGAAATTAAATGATTCTGTGGACAAAGAATCAACAAAATTTGACAACTACTAAGAGGGCCTCTATACTTGAGTTCACAGCACAATGATAAGACATACTCATCTATTCTAAGAAAACTTGGTTCTCCAGGTCCAAGGGGGACCCCAAAAGAGCCTGGAAAATACTATTCCTTACTCCAAGATTAGGCAAGACTCATGTTCCTCATTCACCATTAAATGGAGGCATGAGGTGCACCCCCCTTCATTTAGGTTGCAGAAAAGAAGTTTGAAGGTTGGCACCTTGCCTCATCCCTCCTTTGGCAGGCTTCAGTCATTCCCAACTTCAAAGCCTGCAATTTTATTGATTCTGGTTGGGCCTTTCCTGGTTAAGAATTTAATTCACTTATCTCGTGACTTCTAGGACATTTCTTTTGGCCCTATCTGGTGCTGGTCTAGGAAAGAGTCtaatattcttaaaaaaaaatcaaccttaaCCAATATGCTAAGTACTGCACTAACCATTATTTGAATGAAGAAGTCAAAAACTTAACATGCGTGGGGGTTGGGGAAAACACGAAAAGGTAATCATCCCACCCCCTTGATATTGAGGTGCCCCAGAACTTTGCTGATGGAGCTCCTTTGTATTTAGTTAACATTACTCACATTTACAGGTTTACAAAGCTTTCTCCctcatgatcctatttgagaaattaaaataattttgtgtaCTTGCAACTTTAAGATGTGGCAACTATGATTTGATAATTGCAAGAACAAATTCTATATCAAAGCATGTTTTTCCAATGTAGGTTCACTTGATCCTATTTTAATCTAGATGAATGCAAATCCAAATTTACTAAGTCAAATAAATACCAGCGTCAAGTAACCATCAATGCATCCCCAAACACCATTTTAAGGAAACAAATCTGATTTACATTAGCAGCAAAGTTCTTTTCCTGAAATATCTATGTTCATGCTCAAGAATTCTCCCCTAAAAATGATATGGATATAGTAAATAACTACTTTTAGGCAAAATCAAGTAATATATATTATCCAAAATAACAGCTAATACAACAAATCAAATCAGACCAAggcttttatttattcacttcttgcatttaaaatattcttcgaTGACATCTTTGGCCTGAGATTCCTTGCCATAGTCCTAAAAGAAATCAAGGAGCACTTTTAAATTTACAGTAAGAATTTTTGAATTCACATTTCACAACACTAAACTAGCAAAAATAGAATTTCTTCAGGAATACATACACCTAATGTTGTGGTGGAAAAAAAGCACCATTTACTAAGCAAGAATTAACTGTACAGAGGAAAAGGAATCCTTTCAAATTCTGTAACACCCAAAACTCaagtatataatttatatataatagtatataatgTAGCCATTCTCAGGGACCTCAAGGACCTTAGTCATTGAGGCTCGTACCATGGCTGTACTATTGCCAGAATTTTACTTCTGAAAAACACATTCAAGTTATCCAGATGTAATTGCACTGGCTTTAAGGATTTTTTTGCATCCTTTTTTTCTGATGTGCTTAAAATgacatttgaaaggaaaaaaagtaggtacaatattttttaaaatcactacgAAAACTCATTCAGCTGAAACCATTTTTCCCattattgctttccttctcacaTTGTTAGAAATTAGGAGTCTTAAGTCCTTCCTCTGAACatgaggcaagtcactttttaAGCTCAGTGGTCTAAAGCTACTGACTAAATTGAAGGTGAAAAACAAGATCAACTTACCTTAACAACAACGCAGCTGCAACCAACCACTTTACGGGGCTTTCCCTCTCTGTCAATTTTACAGAGGCCTACCCATTCACCCAGCTTCTTGTTGTCATcaacctgttaaaaaaaaatatacatgctGAACATGGCACTATGGatggcaaaacaaaaaaaggtaggTAGGTGCTGTACGCTCAGATATATTGGGTGACATGGCTGTTCTCTTCAACATTATCAGTAGAGGGAGCCAAGTTGTCATCATGTACAGCAATTTCAGAACAGACCCCACTAACTCCAACACAACTTTCTCTTGTCCCTTTAGTTGTATCACCTAACCACAGCACAAACGcaagaaaataagtaaaatacaATCCTGCATTACAAATGACTTGCAAAGGTATAAAGCAAGTCCAGAAAAGTAAACGCAAAGTTTAGATCCCTATTTAGTAACTAAATACACAAAATTAGCAAACTCATTCTTTAAGGAGAAACacaaaattagaagaatatgATCTCCCTCCCTTGCTAACAATAGTAACTTATTTCATTCGGCACAAAATTCTAATTTATCAGGGTCCTTTTATAGTTTACAGAAATCAGCATTTAAAAACCTCACCTTGATCAAGTTGATCTGATGCTCAGCACACAGGGCCTCAACCAACTTTACATACATAGGTTCATCACAGTTGGAAGCAAGAACACAAAGATGGGCTTGGCGTCTAAAAGGCACACAGAAATTCCTGTTAAGTCTAAATAAGCATtgtataaaaaaaatcatcatccttACACATACAGTATAGTTTGGtgttgaaagcttttttttaaacattggcTACATTGGCAACAGCATGATACTACCAATAAAATACCCAGCAAAGTACTATATATGCCAGGTTTCATTCCAGCCCTAAAACAGGTCAACCCAATACAGTGGTCTGGCATTTATGTTTTTCTGACTAAATTTGAATTTCCTGCATTTAGTTGTGACCAAAAAGCTCTAAAAGCTTAtgggcaatcaacaaaacatgcACTCTTAAAACTTTAGCCTGTCTCGCAACTTTTATTTGACTTGGAGATGATAATTAACATTAAGATCAACCAGCAGATATAGAGGATTGTTACCTGTTGCTGGACCAGACATCGAATtagattccattttaaaattgtgCAGCAGCATTCCCAAGGTGCTAAGGTTGAAAGGGACTCATGACAGGCACTGAAGTACATCCAGTCGATGTTTCCATTGGATTGAACTGCCCAAGTCTATACCAAAGTGAATTGAACTGACTTGAAATTCATCTGATTCAGCAAGCTTTCAAAGTGTACAATTTTCAAAACCAAATTAGGTAGTATTTAACACATGCAGTTACTTTGCCAAGGTAActagtcttaaaaaaaaatactttcaacTAGGACCATTACGCGTCTTTTAACTAATGCCTCTTATCAAAATGAGGAATATTTAATTACTTGATCAGTTGCACCAAGAAAAAACTAAGTTAACCattattttggtttattttatgtTCTGAAGTACAAAATTGGGTTCCAGTCCAAAgtgcaaaaacatatttttttatgTTGTCATAAATCTAGATTAGGAATTCTTAAGCTGTaatccatgaacttttaaaaatgtatttcaatatcaCTCATTGCATTGGTAAtgttactttatgcatttaaaattccTGAGGTGGGGCACATAGTTTTTTAGGAGCATGCCTAAATTACATtacacaaaaagtttaagaagctctgttGTAACTTTTTTCCAAGCTAGAATAAAAAACTGTACTCACTACAGGTTTGTCAGACTATTTTTTATCACTCATAAATGGAGTGAAGGGGTATCCGACAATCAAGTCATCATTCAAACACTGTAGATTTCAAAAGCCTAAGTTACTGGACTGAATTTTCATTCCTAGTTTTACAAAAAATAAACtgagttaaaataaaaatataggatCACTGTTATATTCCTAAGTATGTCACCAAATTCACATAAAGTCAATTAGGATGACTACAACTCTATACTGAACAGTTGCTACCAAAATGCTGCAAAATCTTGAGTCAGTGAGGACATATTTCTATAGCTGAGAAACTTGTGTTTGTCTAAATGTTAACTATATGGCCTCAAAGTTTTTGGAGCTGCAAGTTTTCTAAAAACAAACCTACTTAAAATACAGAGCACATAAATTACGTTTCAGGAGAATATATATACTCTACCTATGAAGAAACTTTTATTCATTCCAAATTCCCAATACCTAGGAggatgataaaatacaaatttggtttttattttcctccacttGGAAACTTAAATGTAAATATCACCGTTTGGGAGCTGAAAATCTCGAGCAGGTTATCAAACACGATACATAGTTGACTTTTTGAGAGCACATTGCTGAAAATTTAAGTCTCACGAGAAAACTGTAAAATCCCAAGACCTACTTGTCCAAGGCTTTGGCAGCTTCACGAATTCCACGAGCTAGGCCATCGTGGATGAGTGCGGTCTTCAGCACTTCTTGTAGAGCGGTGTTAACGTCCATTACACCTCCAGCAGCAATGCTGTAATCAATTAAGGAATATGATCAAAACATTGTTCACTTTACTCCGTTTAGGCCTATACATTCTTCCCCGAATTTCACCCGGGGTTGCCAGCCACGTGGAGCAAAGCGTCCCTACTTGGGTGGTTTAAAGAGCAAGCTCCGGGGAAACTTAAGCACAGACCGAGCCTGAAGAGGCGCCAAAACCCCAGGCCGAGGTGCACACGTGGCCTCGGCGGACCCGGCTCCATCCCGTAAGGATTATATACCTCAGGAGAGATCCTCACTTAAGGttcgcccctcccccccaaagacCCGCACTTACCCTTCCTCGGCCATGGCAGCGGTTCACGGGTGAAGCTAAATCTTGAAAACActgaaataaaagcacaaacacGTCAAGGTAAAGGTCCACGGCCGCCCGCGCCCACCACAGGAGTGCCCAACGCACATAGAAAAGTCAACAATTTAACTTCCGAACGGAAGCACCCGCCACCCACACTCACCCCGGGAGCCTCCGCCTCCCGCTCGACTCAGCGGCGACAGGGAAAGAGAGCCTCCTTCCCCGCCCGAAAGAATTTAAAGGGCTCAGGACCCCTTCAGGCGCATGCTCATTAGTCTCCTCGGAAAGAGGTGGCCATTGCACTGCCGGGTCTCGAGATTTCTGTTTCCGGCGATCTTCATGAAGTCTTAGGCCGGGCGCGACCGTCAGGCACAGGGATGGACAGTCCAGGTCTGCTCTCCCGAGCCCAGGATGGGGAGTGGAGATCGAGTCCGGGAGGCGGTGTGCGTGGGTGTCCTGATCTATCTGCACGTGGGTTACCTCCATTCTAATCCTGAGTGTTTAGTACGCTGTGGGCCTCTGTGGAGATGTAGGATGCATGCGGTCTCGTTTTTGCGCCCTGCTCTGACAGACGATACAGCGCATAGCAGACAAGGCGCTGgccaggggtcaggaagacctcagttcgaAAGTGGCCCCaaacactaattgtgtgactttgggcatgtcactGAACGTAGGATAATAGAcgtagagctggaaaagaccttagcagTCATTTGATTCGACTCAGAATCAACAGATAAGGAATTGACGTTTCATCAGTGGTAACATGGGGATAATCGCAGCACCCACCTCCCTGGGTTGTGAGGCTCTAATGAGAAAAtgattgtaaagcgcttagcacagtgtatatagaacatagtaagtgctataaaaatgtgtacaaCACATATGTATAAGTTATAAaccatataaatagatatatataatgttataaactatataaatgtcagctattgttgtTAATACCTtgccagggttgttatgaggttcacatgagataatatttgaaaagcacctggcacgtagtaggcatttaataaatatttgttttccagAGAAAGTCCTCATTTGGCTTAGTTTCTCCTAATCTTCCAGGGGACTGGTAATAACGCCTTGTTTTCTTGGCAGTAAAATGTCAagttctcccttcctctcccacagCTTCAACATTTTTCTTAACTCAgctaaattaaacaaaaatacccctctctccaaaaaaattataaaatttattttggccaaaaagaggaagggagggtgaTTCATGTTAATCACGgggcagcaagaaaaaaaaatacaacagttGTAAAACTGCTTGTTTCATGGATGTAGTCTGGTGAATACAGTATAAATTGTAATGTTTTATCCAATTTTTATGGAAGAATATTGAAAGGCATTGTATAAGTGAAAATCCTAACTTAACTATCTTTTCCTTTAGGAATTACTTGCCATTCGGTGGCATAGTGTTGGGATGGGGAGTGGAACTAGGGGATCTTGAAAGCTAACCTCTCCAAGGGTAGCGCTGAATTTTACTATGGTAGAATCACTATTAACCCCAAAtaacaaggcagaaaagaaaatagcatttATGGTTTTAACTGTaaatggggggaagagggagagggatctGAGAAACACCTATTTTATAATTCCTGACCAGGATAAAAAACAACGATGCATAGGCTTTGTTTTATACACAAATAATCACATTTCTTATTTAAGGAAAGAGTTGTAATAACAGTAATGAAGATTAATATCACAAGAGTGAGGTGCCctttttttcaaagtgctttcacatccATTCTCTTTCAAAATGTTGACACATTCTTCCACTGTATAACTGTATCTTGGGTGTTGATggacacttaaaagctgtgttGTCTTGAACTATCAGGTTTATAATTATTAAGTGATGTTTTAGCAGTTGCCTATTAACCTAAAAATTATATCAAGTAACATCTAGCATCCAATGTGTATTAAAACTGTTGACTATTATtcaagaagtttatttttttttccaaagatacTAGGGGGAACACAGGAACCTGTGAAAGGCCTCAAAGGCCTAAGAGAAGaaagtttcttcagctgtaaaataaggaggacTTAGCATGTTATTTGAAGTCCCTTCAAGCTGTTATTATTCTAAAGGTGAGAATTGGAAAACTATGTACATGTAGAGTTGTTTGAGGCCCTGAACATAGAGAgggagagctggaaaagaccttaagaGGTATTTGATTCAACCCACAAAATcaacagataaggaactgaagtccacaaaggttaaatgactttcctgaagTCACACAATAAAtaggagagccaggatttgaacccagttttgtTACAGAGTTATTATCTCTTTTTCATATTGGCTAGTGggttttttggcttttttaatttcttaatttctccagTTTTGGTTCCTGAATGGGACCTTTGTTGTAGGGGCTAGGTTCTGCCCCATGCTACGCTTTTGAGTGGGATGATCAGCCCTGCTTGCTTTCATTAGGGTTGCCTgtgctcctgggctgaaccttaACCCCCGGAGTTACTCCCCATGGACATTTGAGGTTCAGAATACTGAATCTTCAGGGCcctgtctttttttcctgagaCAGATAGGGAATTCATTGCCCATAGGCCTATAGTGTCCAAATCTACATGTTACAGCTCCATTCTCTTTGCTGCCTGCTATACTTTCCAAAAACCCACCTGTGAGCTTTTCTGAACATATTGGGGCTTTCCCAGGGAAGCCCTCTGCTCATGGTCACCAGTCACAGAGCTTTGCAGGCTACATATGTCTCTGTCTATTCTGTTTGTTCTGGGATAATACTCTATACTGGCATCAAGGGCATGCTGGAGTCAGCTCATACTGGCTaaaagctgattattaaattttcataatGAGCATTTACACAtgagaaattggcaaacactacaaatcagggcttgatttactgtctTATTGAttacctagacttaagaaagtgatgaaaaaatattaataataaagattaaacttaaaagtatatcatATTTACAGTTTTTTCCCCAGAGCTGGTTAATAAACATTAGCACACCGCTGACAAtcctatttcctatttttcttagtCTTCTGGCTGACCTCTTGTGCagttttctctttggatttcttgatcatatTTTGGTGTGGTACAAACTTAAATTTTTTGCTGAAGTAGGTATGTGGGAGCTGAGCAGTTTGCCTCTAGTTCACAAAGCTGtccagtaagcatttaataaatgcttgttaattgatcaaTTGATCTCAAATCTAATCTAAATCCTACCTGCTATAGTTTTAAACTCAGGCTAATCCCTTTGCTCTTGAGTCACTTCCACTAAATGGCATTGCATTCATTTCGTTTTATGCTTTTTTGGATGAAAGTGCGCGCGcacacgcgcgcacgcacactctctcacacacacacacacacacacacacacacacactcacactcactctctctctctcacactgtctctctctctctctttcttcaggaGGCTGCAGCCCATGGTTCCTCTTGAAGGGATATTATCAGAGGGAGTacaggggaggggatgggggggggggggaatgtgtATGCATATTTAGAGTGATGTTACTATAGGAATAGGACAgcatagaggaagaaggaaatactATGTTTTCGGAAAAGACCTGAAATTTGGGGtagagaggtagagacagaggtTACCTATGTTTGGAGGGTTTTCTGTAATTCTTAATAATTCTAGCTAAGAATGTTTCTTCATGAATCCCTTTGGCTTTGTTGCCATCAACTGCTTGCAAATAGTCCAGGGGGACAGACAACAAGTAGCTATAACTTAATTATCTGCCACTTCAAGATttgtagaaaatataaattataactaAAACACTTAGCTCATAAAAAACTGTTCAACTATTTAGCAATCTCTTTTATCATACCTCTTCTGACTCTTCTTCCTTATGCCCCTTAAATATTGGTGTTTCATAACTTGGAGTGACCTTTATGCACATGACTACCAATCTCTTATCTCCTCCCCCAGATTGTCACTAAAGGCTTGTCCCCATGACCTGTTCCCTGCAGGACATATCCATCTGGCTGTCCAGCTGGTACTTCAAATTCATTACATCAAAATGAACTCGTTTTTTGTCCCATTGAAACTTCTCTACCCCctaactttttttccatttctgtaaatGGCCACCATAGTATTGAGTATCCCAGCTGCCTTACTGTTCTTTACCATCAAGTTTGACTTCCTACTCCCTCACCCCATACATCTAATCAGTTACAAAATTCTGTTGCTTCTTGCAACAATCCTTATTGGAGTCAttatagtacagtggaaagtatgctggttttggagtctgaggacctggattcaaatcctgccttcagtCAGAATGCCACTCTCTGCCATAACTACTTGCATACCTTTGGAAAAGTTGGTGAACCTCTCTAGGCCtatttcttgatctataaaactgtgagttgagggagaaaagaa is from Trichosurus vulpecula isolate mTriVul1 chromosome 7, mTriVul1.pri, whole genome shotgun sequence and encodes:
- the RPS12 gene encoding 40S ribosomal protein S12, translating into MAEEGIAAGGVMDVNTALQEVLKTALIHDGLARGIREAAKALDKRQAHLCVLASNCDEPMYVKLVEALCAEHQINLIKVDDNKKLGEWVGLCKIDREGKPRKVVGCSCVVVKDYGKESQAKDVIEEYFKCKK